A single genomic interval of Hydractinia symbiolongicarpus strain clone_291-10 chromosome 8, HSymV2.1, whole genome shotgun sequence harbors:
- the LOC130654651 gene encoding migration and invasion-inhibitory protein-like, giving the protein MLNLKQENAKLLTQMQNGIVNLKACIDNQHVKEHIRNTSTPKIRCEKRKSSCNPGQKFPYQVHLQSDGNLKKGKTQFVAAKIESKPLRSIIRCKKTPSNHRARFSPRESKKHVVKSDKLDKSMMGYDWIAGCLDNDSYINEQSDQFFQDIEEFRRLNRDECKTAVKDIDISPKDTSKLITVSSQPRKENYPLCCNGKGAYMLNNRLNLIPIHGPYSECPTCQLKKSCRCEGDSNYVRVSIPRSTLSSPYRLRPHRRKSYDPSDSVALSTHCLAGWQNSKPAYAPGPTNVDLASHASATGLTSVRAFKELKK; this is encoded by the exons ATGCTTAATTTAAAACAGGAAAATGCAAAACTACTGACTCAGATGCAAAATGGAATAGTTAACTTGAAAGCCTGTATTGATAATCAGCATGTAAAGGAGCATATCAGGAACACTAGTACACCAAAGATACgctgtgaaaaaagaaaaagtagttGTAATCCAGGACAAAAATTTCCTTATCAAGTGCACTTACAATCAGATGGGAATCTCAAGAAAGGAAAAACACAGTTTGTAGCTGCAAAAATTGAATCAAAGCCTTTGAGGTCAATCATTCGATGTAAAAAG ACTCCAAGTAATCACAGGGCTCGCTTTTCTCCAagagaaagtaaaaaacatGTAGTGAAATCAGATAAACTTGACAAGTCGATGATGGGATATGATTGGATAGCTGGTTGCTTGGATAATGACTCCTATATTAACGAACAGTCTGACCAGTTTTTTCAAGACATTGAGGAATTCAGAAGGTTGAATAGGGATGAGTGTAAAACTGCAGTAAAAGATATTGATATAAG CCCAAAAGACACTTCAAAATTAATAACTGTTTCTTCTCAGCCACGAAAGGAAAATTATCCATTATGCT GTAATGGTAAAGGAGCATACATGCTAAACAATCGTCTGAATTTAATACCTATTCATGGACCATATTCTGAATGTCCTACATgccaattaaaaaaaagttgtagGTGTGAAGGTGACAGTAATTATGTCAG AGTCAGCATTCCTCGCTCAACACTAAGCTCTCCTTACAGACTGCGACCACATCGACGTAAAAGTTACGATCCATCAGACTCTGTAGCTTTATCTACG CACTGCTTGGCAGGTTGGCAAAATTCAAAGCCTGCGTATGCACCAGGTCCGACCAACGTTGATCTTGCGTCACATGCTTCAGCCACTGGCTTGACATCGGTG aggGCGTTTAAAGAGttgaaaaaatga